In Candidatus Poribacteria bacterium, the DNA window CCGTGCCATGTAGAGGAGGGCGGTGTTCAGTGTATCTTCCGGCTGTGCTGTCTGCGGATCTGCGATCATGAATTCTGTAACGTTAATGTCGTCCAAATTTCCAACTTGTTTATTGAGAATTTTGTTGAGTACGTCCCGTTCACTAAATATTCCGCGGAGATAATTGTTCTCAACAACAGGTGCTGCACCGATTTCGTTAGCGAGGAGTAGATCAATCGCCTCATTCGTGCTGGAGCCGATGTCAATCTGAATGATAGGACGCATCAAATCCTTTAGCGAAACCTGAATCTCTGGCACTCTCCATGCTTTCAGGGCAGCGTCTTCGTCCATCTGCTCTAATTCTTCATCAATTGCCAAGTCATATAGCATGGTTATGCCTCCTACTCCTGATTTTCTATAAATATAGCGATATGTTCTAAGATATCGCGGGTTGAAATTATGCCGATGGGGTATGCCTCTCCCTGGTCGTCCCAAACACAAAGGGGAAGGTGCCGGAAGTGCCCGAGATGCATCAAGTTGAGTGCGAAAGCAATTGGGTCACTGGCGCGTAATGTCTCTGGGTCGGCTGTCATCACCTGTTCGACTTTAAATTCCGCGGGTGCAGCGCGCTGCCCACTCACGTGCTGGAGCAGATCCCGTTCAGTGATGATTCCGATTAATTGTTCATCTTCATCAACGACGAGAACACACCCGGTTCCTCCCTCTTGCATCATATCAATGACGACAGAAACAGGGGATCCGACTTGCACAGTGGTGGGTTGCTTGTAATTGAGTGTGCTGATCGGCAAAGACAGCGTTCTTGTGTCCATCGTAGCTATTCCTTTACTGTAACGTCAGAAAACAGATTTGGGTTTCCTATTGTCTTCCTTAATATAAGGATACCATATTTTTCGCCGATTTGCAAAAAAATCTTCGGCGAAGAACTTCGGTTGCATTCCAGCCTCGCGGGTTGTTTGACGGTAGGCGCTTGGCTATCAGCGGTCAACGTTTAAGTGTCCGAAATTCTGCTATTTCTCCCACAGATACTTATACTGCCAATGTGATCGCGCGAGAGGACCGTGAACCCCATCCGGGAACGACAATCGTCCATCTCCCTGCGGGTCCACCGGCTACCATAAGCATCAGATCCTCTGCTGCGTATTGCTTTGTGGTATCAGCGATGTACTGTCGTATATCGGCTCTGTTGAACCCGTCCTCTGAGATTGTCTTTGCATGCTCAACGCCAATGACGAGGATGGTTTCACCGGCAGTGTTACCCGGGGCGGCGATATTATCCGAGATTGTGTTGAGGATACCTTCTGCGGTGTTATTACCGTGGTCGTTGACGGTTTGGGGACCGGCACCCGCAAAGATGGTAACAGTGCTATCGTCGGCTTGGAAACCGCGTTCGACATGCAACGGATCCCAGGGGCTTCCCTCCTCTTTTTCGGCGAGGCAACAGGTATATTTTCCAGCGTGTCCAAATGCTGAGCGATCGAGTTCACCGGGCAATCCGCCGCCGATGTTGGTGCAGATGAGCCGTAAGGTGCGACCGATTGTTGCGTTCGCTCGCCATCCTTGCCCAAAGAGATTGAATCCGTCATTAATTTCTAACTGCTTTCGGATAGGTCCGTTCACAACCAGGACAGGTGAGACGTGGGATGTCGTGACTTGAACGCCGTGGAGATTAAACTGCTCAGATGTCATTGCCTCCACTGCGGTGAGAAGCAGCGGTAAATATTCGGGTTTGCATCCAGCCATGACGGCATTAATCGCGACCTTTTCGACGGTGGCTCTGCCCCATTTTGGCGGGACAGCTGCGATGAGTTCATCTGGATCTCGGTCTGTTCCGCTGAGCATGCGTTCGACGCGGTCGGGGGTCGGTGGAACGACGGGAAGCCCATCCGTCCATCCGTTCTGATAGCAGACCTCAATGAGGTCCTCGGTTTCGTCAATTTCTAACGCTGTAGACTGCCATTCTTGTGCCATAAGTGTTTCCTTTCTGAACATTATTTTGAATATGTGCGTTGCGGTATGTTATTATATTAGCACGGATTTTATAACTTGGCAAGAGGCTCTGTGTCCTTGTAGGCGGGAACTCCGATTCCCGACTTTTTTTAAACACATCAGGAGTAAAAATGACATCTGTTACCCTTCACGGAATTATGGCGGCGCGACGCGTCGTATCACGATTTTTAAAACCCACACCTCTGGTTCACTATCCAGAATTGTCCGATCAACTCGGATTTCAGGCGTATATCAAGCACGAAAATCATCATCCAACGGGGAGTTTTAAAGTGCGCGGCGGCATCAATTTCATGCACCATCTCCCAAAAGCACAACGTGAAAAAGGTGTGCTTACGGCGACACGCGGGAATCATGGACAGTCCATCGCCTATGCAGCGGCGCAGTCTCGTGTCAAAGCGACCGTTGTTGTGCCGCACGGGAATAACCCGGAGAAAAACAGCGCGATGCGAGCATTTGGCGCGGAACTCATTGAACACGGCGCAGATTTTGACGAAGCACTTACGCTCTGCGAAACACTTCAAGCGGAACGTGGGCTTTACTACGTTCATCCGTGCATGGAGCCTGCATTGTTCCACGGTGTTGGCACTTATTCTCTTGAAATTTTTGAGAGTCTCCCAGACGTAGACGCAATCATCGTCCCGATCGGGGGTGGGAGCGGTTGCTGTGGCGCTATCACAGTCTCCAAAGCGATAAACCCGGATGTCAAGGTCATCGGTGTGCAGGCGGAAAATGCACCCGCTATCTACCGTTCCTGGAAGACAGGGCAACGGGTAGAAACGGATTCTTGCGACACCATCGCAGATGGAATTGCAACGCGAACTCCGTTCTCGTTGCCATTGTCCATCATCAAAAAGGGCATTCACGACATTGTTCTGCTCAGTGAGGCGGAACTTGAGGAAGGCATCCGTTTGGCGTTGCGGTGGACGCACAACTTAGCGGAAGGCGCAGGGGCGTCTCCGATAGCAGCAGCACATAAACTTACGGATACATTGGCAGGGAAACGCGTGGTAATGGTGATGAGCGGTGCGAATCTGGACACGGAAACCCTCAAGAAGGTGCTCTCCTACCAGTTATGAATCACGTAGACGGGGGCAGATCCGTCAGCCAATTGAACGATTGCCGATGCCGCGCCTGCTGTGAACTCATTGCGAAGGGCATTTGTTAAATCGGGATGGATATGTAGCGATGCCAAGTCCCAACGTAGATTTTCGCTTTTTTCGACGATGACGTTGGACGCTTCAGCGATAAGGGAGACGCGTTGCAGCCCGTTGTTTTTTCGGGTTAAACGCACTGATGATAGGACATAGTGGATTGTTTGTCTCGGATCCCGCATTTCGGCTGTGTAAGGTTCACCTGCAGACGCGCGGTAATGCCCAAAACGCATCAGTTTGAGGTTGCCAAGAAACTGGTCTGTTTCGTATGCTGCTGGACGCGGTAAACCGCCGTAGATAACAATATGTCGGCAGTTAAACTGTTCCAAGGCATAGTCTACAGCGAGTTGTCCATCGGTGTAATCCTTGTCCGTTTTTCCTACCCATGCCTGAACGACATGTTTCGCTTTGGTTGTGGTTTCGGGGATCGAATCCATGTCTCCGATGAGGACATCTGGCACGATGGTGGTGTCCGAGTCTTGGTTGAGCTCGTCAAATATACGGATGCCGCCATCCGCACAGATGAGCGGGGACCCGTTTTCCACGGCTGTTTCAATCTCGTGACGGTAAAAGTCGAGATAGCGTGTGTCGTAGTAGCCGTTGAGGAAAATAAGTGCTGCTCTCATTTTTTCTCTTCCGTCATAACAATATTGTATGACGAAATCAGTTGGACCGGATGGTAGGAATGTTTGACACGCTTTAGATTTTCTAACCCTGAAGCGCCCATCGCGTTAATCCATCTGTAAGTGCCAACCAATTCCTTGCAAAACTCGCGGTAGATGAACTGTGCGAGTCCTTTTATCCCAAGGTCTGTAATCTCAAATAATATACAGAATGTGTCCGCATTCAGTGGATAGCCGAAGGTATAGCCTTTAATATCTCCATTGACGCGGACAATCCTGCCGAAAAGTCCGAGTGCGTCTGCATGCGCGATTGCGACTCGATGTGCTGATCGGGAATCCGCAAGCATCGCACAATAGACTGCATCTTCACAATTCATCGCGCGTGCGGTATGCCACACGTCATAGCGTGTGAAACACGCGTCGCTGTCGGCGGTGCAGTAGGGGCTTAATTCTGCCGACGGATACCGATCCATAAAAGCGTTATAGGCGTTGCGTTTGCTTTTGAAGCGATTGCCACTCAACTCACTGAGTGCCTCTGTCTCATAGAGGTATTCGGTCTCCTTCAAGGTGGCACGGAATCCATCCTTTTCAAAAAAAGTGAGCAGCGCGTGTGGAATATTTTCGATTCGGGCGATGTGTGGATTCCGATTTGATTCTAACATAAATTGATATGCCGTGCGGATAACATTTCGGGACGTGCGATTTCCTGGATTGCACCGCATCGGTAGAATCGGCATAAAATAGTCTTCACCCTGCTTTGCGAAGATGCATAGATGCTCCGCGATCAATGTCCAATAAAACTGGAAATGCGCTTTCCACACGTAGAGTGGCGCGAAGGCATAGTTGGAAAGACGCGTGTCAGTTTGACGCGCGTATTCGTCAAAAATTGGCTTGTCATTAAGGGTTAGCGGTTGGAGTTGCATCTGTCAGTTTGAGAAAATAGGACGCACGTCGTTCACCCGCAAGGTAAATTAGCAAAACTGAGCGTATGGACAATTTTCACGGTGTCTTGATAATCACCGATCAAACTCCAGTTAGCGATTATCTCCGCCGTGACCGATTCGGATTCGACGTAATTGATGACGTGGTGGATATGCCTCTGAAAGGCTTCCGTTTCGAGGTGTGCTTCACCAAACGGGCAGAGGGTATCCACGCCGAGCACAATCTCGTTGCCATCCTCGCTACGCATGAGCGCGAATGGATAGAGTTGGCAATCAAGCGGACGGATCGGATAGATGGTGCAGTGGCTCGTCTCCGGTTCAAAAAACGGACAAATATAGAAATCGTTGTGCGGTTTTAGCTGGATCTGGGCACTTTTTCCGTCTGTCTGTGGACGGAACAGTGCGGGATCGGCACCGTGTGCAATGGCTTTTGCTGTCTCTGACGCTGTGAAGATGGGCGCAAGGGGACTGTCTGCTTCTAAAAATCGGCAACAGATATCACACGAGAAACAGACGTCGCTGGGGATGATTTGGTAGAGGCTGGTGTTCACTGGGTTAGGTGTGTCCATTTACGAACCCAAAATCTTTCCTATTTCACCGATTACGATATGAATTTCTTCTTCGGTTAACCCGGGGTGGAGGGGTAGACTCACGACGCGTTCAAATGCTGCCTCAGCACACGGGAAATCGCCGACACGGTAGCCGTATTGCTCCTGATAAAACTCGAAGAGGTGTAGCGGGATGTAGTGGACACTGCATTCGATGTTTGCCTCGCCCAAGACTCTAATAAATCCATCGCGTTCACCGGGTGGGAGTTGGATAATGTAGAGATGCCACGAATGTTCGTTCGGATTCTCCGGTGCAACGGGTGTGCTGATGTGCGGAAGATTTGCGAGTTCCTTTTGATAAATCTGTGCGAGATCTCGACGGCGTTCATGTTGTTTGTTGAGTTTCATAAGTTGGCACAACCCCATCGCGGCTTGGATATCGGTCATGTTATATTTATACCCTTCAGTCGCGATGTCGTATCGCCAGATGTCGCGCTGTGACTGACGTGCCCAAGCGTCCTTGTCGATTCCGTGGAGCCGCATTGTGCGGAGCGGTTTGGCGAAGGCGTCGTTATTCGTGGTAATCATACCGCCTTCCCCTGTCGTCAGGTTTTTGTTCGCATAAAAACTAAACGCGGACAGATCGCCGATACTGCCGATGTATTCCCCTTTGTATTCGGTCGGGATAGCGTGGGCAGCGTCGTCGATAAGGATGAGATTGTGATTTCGGCAGATGTCCCGTAGCGCATCCATGTCGCACGGGAGACCGGCAAAATGGACGGGCATTAGTGCCTTTGTGCGCGGGGTTATCGCCTGTTCAATTTTGGTTATGTCAATGTTCAACGTATGCGGATCGATGTCTACAAAGACCGGTTTTGCACCGACATATCGGATGGCTTCAGCAGTGGCGGTGAAGGTATAAGGGGTCGTGATAACTTCGTCGCCGTTCCGGATTCCGGCTACAACCAGGCTTAGATGCAGGGCGGCGGTGCAGGAACTGACAGCGATGGCGTGCTTGACCCCGAGGTATTCGGCGAAGGCGCGTTCAAATTCGCGCACTCTGTTCCCTGTGCTGATCCATTTGGAGGCGAGGACTTGGCTAACGGCTTCGATTTCGGTATCATCGATCCAAGGACGACTAAAAGGTATGAAAGGATGTTTCGTCATCTTTTTAATTTTCCGTAGCTTGTTGCAATATTTGGATCATTGCTTCGAGAGCAAGGGTGTAACTGTG includes these proteins:
- a CDS encoding DUF2156 domain-containing protein, which produces MQLQPLTLNDKPIFDEYARQTDTRLSNYAFAPLYVWKAHFQFYWTLIAEHLCIFAKQGEDYFMPILPMRCNPGNRTSRNVIRTAYQFMLESNRNPHIARIENIPHALLTFFEKDGFRATLKETEYLYETEALSELSGNRFKSKRNAYNAFMDRYPSAELSPYCTADSDACFTRYDVWHTARAMNCEDAVYCAMLADSRSAHRVAIAHADALGLFGRIVRVNGDIKGYTFGYPLNADTFCILFEITDLGIKGLAQFIYREFCKELVGTYRWINAMGASGLENLKRVKHSYHPVQLISSYNIVMTEEKK
- a CDS encoding CBS domain-containing protein — protein: MLYDLAIDEELEQMDEDAALKAWRVPEIQVSLKDLMRPIIQIDIGSSTNEAIDLLLANEIGAAPVVENNYLRGIFSERDVLNKILNKQVGNLDDINVTEFMIADPQTAQPEDTLNTALLYMARGGYRHVPIVDTENHPIGMVSIRDLMSYLVEEFLQEVLTLPPKPVRDAFKAREGA
- a CDS encoding threonine dehydratase, whose translation is MTSVTLHGIMAARRVVSRFLKPTPLVHYPELSDQLGFQAYIKHENHHPTGSFKVRGGINFMHHLPKAQREKGVLTATRGNHGQSIAYAAAQSRVKATVVVPHGNNPEKNSAMRAFGAELIEHGADFDEALTLCETLQAERGLYYVHPCMEPALFHGVGTYSLEIFESLPDVDAIIVPIGGGSGCCGAITVSKAINPDVKVIGVQAENAPAIYRSWKTGQRVETDSCDTIADGIATRTPFSLPLSIIKKGIHDIVLLSEAELEEGIRLALRWTHNLAEGAGASPIAAAHKLTDTLAGKRVVMVMSGANLDTETLKKVLSYQL
- a CDS encoding thiamine pyrophosphokinase, whose amino-acid sequence is MRAALIFLNGYYDTRYLDFYRHEIETAVENGSPLICADGGIRIFDELNQDSDTTIVPDVLIGDMDSIPETTTKAKHVVQAWVGKTDKDYTDGQLAVDYALEQFNCRHIVIYGGLPRPAAYETDQFLGNLKLMRFGHYRASAGEPYTAEMRDPRQTIHYVLSSVRLTRKNNGLQRVSLIAEASNVIVEKSENLRWDLASLHIHPDLTNALRNEFTAGAASAIVQLADGSAPVYVIHNW
- a CDS encoding CBS domain-containing protein — its product is MDTRTLSLPISTLNYKQPTTVQVGSPVSVVIDMMQEGGTGCVLVVDEDEQLIGIITERDLLQHVSGQRAAPAEFKVEQVMTADPETLRASDPIAFALNLMHLGHFRHLPLCVWDDQGEAYPIGIISTRDILEHIAIFIENQE
- a CDS encoding DegT/DnrJ/EryC1/StrS family aminotransferase, whose product is MTKHPFIPFSRPWIDDTEIEAVSQVLASKWISTGNRVREFERAFAEYLGVKHAIAVSSCTAALHLSLVVAGIRNGDEVITTPYTFTATAEAIRYVGAKPVFVDIDPHTLNIDITKIEQAITPRTKALMPVHFAGLPCDMDALRDICRNHNLILIDDAAHAIPTEYKGEYIGSIGDLSAFSFYANKNLTTGEGGMITTNNDAFAKPLRTMRLHGIDKDAWARQSQRDIWRYDIATEGYKYNMTDIQAAMGLCQLMKLNKQHERRRDLAQIYQKELANLPHISTPVAPENPNEHSWHLYIIQLPPGERDGFIRVLGEANIECSVHYIPLHLFEFYQEQYGYRVGDFPCAEAAFERVVSLPLHPGLTEEEIHIVIGEIGKILGS